The window TCTGAAGGAAAAAAAAAATTGCACGCACGCAAGTCTGGTCCAAGTATATGGTATTACCTTTTGGAGTTGAGAATCATGATCAGGTCCCGTGTTTTCCTATTCGTCAGAAAAGAAATGGCCAAGGAAACATCCGACAGCATTGTCTCAATGGCATCATGAGCATATTGCTGAAGCACAAAGGGAGCAACTGACTGGACTTGATGTTGCAATGACAAAGTTTCTTCATTCTTCAACTCAACTAACCGCTGATTTAGAAATGCTTTGATCTGATAGCAGAATGATCAACAATCATCACAAGGAATATCAAGAAAAGACAATTTCACGAGCGCAAAGTAAACAAAAAAAAAAAGCAATAAACCAAAGGGATACAACCATACAACAAACTGTCATATACCTCATTCAGATCATCCAGAATCTTGTTCCTATACTCTGTTTCCAAAAGTTGGCTCCTACCTTCCTTGATTTCAGTTGTTTGAGTTGAAGTATCAAGAACAGATGTTTGATTTTCCACAACATTCGACAAATTTACATCATCAATTGTATCGACTTGAGGAGTTTCAACACTAATATCCCAAGATATATCTGACACAGAAACCTCTGGAACAAGATCAGATTGTGCAGCTTCATTTGGAGAACTCTGCAAGATCTCACTGGCATTAACCATTTCGTAAGGACCCAAACCATTACCAGCATCTTCTGCTTCTTCCACGGTACCAATATCCCAATCAATCTGAGAACTGTCCACAGAAAAATCCCAGTCAATACTGTCTGCATTAGCATCTGCATCCGCTGTCACATTGTTTGAGTCTTGAACATTCCCAGAATCAACAACTTCCAAGTCCACAGAAACATCCAATGATGGGGGATGCTCACGTAAATCTTTCAAGTTTGTTAACACGGCCAAAGATTTCTGCAATCACATGAAAAGTAATATTATTAAAATTTGTCTCAACTTTCCATCAGCTTTTTAAAGAAAATTAAACTATTCTTCATTATTTCTGATGCTTGCTTACATCCTTTTCAGTGTGAGCATATCTAACAAAGTTAGAATAATACTCCAGAGCCCTCGACACGGAATCACCATTTATCACTTCCAATATCGTGTTAAATGTGGAAGGAAGTGATTTTGCAGTCTCTAAAAGTTCCGACCTTACATTGTTTCCCTGCACAATGAACAAATTATCAATACATATCAATATTGAAACAGAAATCTATCAAACCACTTAGAAGCCAGGAGTAGAGAATTCCGAAATCAAACCTTTAATCCGAGCTCTTGGCAAGCTTCAACATACTTGGCTGCTGATAGAGCTGCAGTTCTCTTAATATCAGCTTCCTTATGCTCTAGTTCAGTTAGTTGTTGCTGAATCTTTTGCACCTGCTTTTTCTGATACGGACTTCACAACAAAACAAAAATTATTCCCACAAGCCAAAGACAGACCCCTTGACTAATCTCATCTGAAACCAATCACTTACATCTCATAGTTCACATTTTGAACCATTATCTGCGCAGCTTCGCCGAGATAAATATAATCCTTCTCGAAAGCACGAACTATCGACTCCCAAGCACCCTGCCCCCAACAAAAAGTTAACAACATTCGCATTACCATATCCACAAAAAAGTGCCTAGTACAAAAACACAAAGAGTCCAATGTCTTACAGCAGCACCGGAGAGCCGGCCGAATATATTTCGGCTTTCTGGAGCAGACTTCACCAGAATATCATATATCTGCTTGGCCTCCAAGTACCCAATCCCTGTAAATACCATTCTATTCAACCCATTGAACCCAAAACACAATAAGAAATTCACACATGAACTATGTTAAAATAAAAACAAACCATCAGGGTCTAAGGTGTGAAAATAGGGGTTGATATCTTTAGGAAGGGAAGCAAACTCCTTGGAAATCCGAGCTCTCACTGCCGCTAATCGTTTCCTCCAATCTCCCGGTATTCTTTTCCGATCAACAAGCCACTCTTCAAATTCAATACCCAAATCAAAACCATCATTATATTCCGCTCCTAATTCCCAAAATAAAAAACAAAAATTCAGTGGAAAATTGAATTGGGGTGGTTTACGTACCTCCGAGACGAGAAAAGGTGATGTCGATTGGGAGGTTCCCAATGTCGTCCGCGGTCGGCATTTTCACAGCTCTCTCTGGGATTTGTCAAGTGGGAGAGACTTGAAAGACTGAAATCAAGGCCGGGTCGGGTCGGGTTGGAGGCCCAATTTGGAGAGAGGGGCAAAACGGTCAGTGTGGGAATTTCCATTTTCATTTTGTACAAGTTTGAGTCTTTGGAAGTGTAGTAGCTCTCTCTCTCTTCTCCGACGCGAAGGTAATTCTGGGCTTGTGTTTGGGCTTTCATGGATTTCATGTATTAATCATCGATCATTATCAGTTGCTTGTTTAGGGTTTCGATTCATGAATTCTTTTTGTAATTTGTTAAAATTGGATCTGCATATTTGTGTGCTGACAATGTCTGGGTTTCATGAGTTGAGAAAATTAGGGGTATTAGGAATTTTGGGGTTGATTGGATTTAGTGGTATGTTGGTTAAAACAAGCTTGCTTTGATTGTTGTTCTTGTACTGGAATTGACTGCTAGAAAAATGGCTTGTTCTGGTCCTTTTACTTTCATAATGGGATATTTAGATTTGTCTCCCGAATGCATTAGTTTGCTGCTTCGGAAGAGTTTTCGTTACGAAATGAAATTTGGGTGCTTAGAGATATACATGTAAATGCAATGAATAGAGTCGAAAGGAAAACACTCTCAATATTCTGATTTTTGTGTATATTTGGCTGGCAGTTTCGGTGAGTAGATATATAGTGAGGCGGTTATGGATGCCTTGGACCCCGCAGAGCGTAGGTATTTGGAGGATGAGGATACTCCTATGATGAAGACAATTAAGGGTGCGACAACTGGACTGGTTACTGGAACTATTTTTGGGACCGTAGTGGCGACCTGGTATGATGTGCCTCGTGTTGAGAGAAGTGTCGCTCTTCCAGGGCTGTTAAGGACCCTGAAGATGATGGGAAACTATGGGCTGACGTTTGCTGCAATTGGGGGAGTTTACATTGGTGTGGAGCAGCTTGTGGAGCATTATAGGTCGAAGAGAGACTTTGTTAATGGAGCTGTAGGTGGTTTTGTTGCTGGGTCAACAATTCTAGGTTACAAAGGTGAAGATCCTTTTTTATCCCTAATTTTTTTTTCATTCAAACATTTAAATTCTGCTGCTATGAGTGGCTCTCTCAGCAATTGTTGCACATGTTCATGATTAAATGCTTCTGCATACATCATCTTATCAAACATTCATGTAATTCTGTTAGCCAATTAGGGAACTAGGGAAGTGCTCCCAAAAATAATATTTGTTCGCTAAACAAAAGATTTGTGCTCAATGTTTATTGTCAGAGTAAGTCGAACCTTTTCTTGAGGGGTTAATGCTCTGCATTTTCTTGACAGGTTTCATGTAGAATCTTTACAAATGGTTTAGTTTGATTTAGTGTAAACCTGACAAGATAGAATTAAGGTGTTACTTTGGCACTATGGTATCGAGAGATGAAAGTTCTTACTTGTGTCATACACTCAAAAATAGACACTTATTCTGACACTTACGCTGATCTGACAATTTTGACACTTATGCTTATTACATATTTAAAACTAATTTGATCTTGCTACTAAATATCTATTGAGATATTGATTTCCTAAATTAAAAATGGCATGTCGCTGGCAACATTTATTTGCAGCTGGCCGTTACGATGTCAGTATGTCAGCATGTCAGCTTTCAACTAGATGACAATAGAACATGACAAGTCAGTACAGTATGTTTTGTACGCACAAACCCTCGGTAATTCTTGAATATTTGAGGATGATGATGCTAGATGTATCATGCCTGTTTGGTACCTGTCCGTAACTACATGTGTTGAGGGAACAATTTCATTCATCAGCAACATGAATGATCTAGATTATCTGTTTGTTCATGTCCTACAAATGTTTGCAAAGCATAAGAACTATCTATTTTTGTGGGAGGAAAAGACTTCTGGAAGTAATCCATCTCCTGAAACCTTTAGTTGTAGTTTATGTAAATTATGCATTGTCCAATTGCCACAAGGCAGCTAGGACTACTTTATTACATGTATGCAGGATTTAATTGAACTTAGAGAATCTTTAGTAGAGATGCAGGATTTAATGGAATCTATAGGGTGTCCATCTCAGTAATTAGATCGCCAAAGATTCGGGATCCCTTAGGGAAATAAGCTTTGTTTTTTTTTTTTTTTTTTTTTTTTTATCAAGTTGTAAGCTTCACTAGATGCATAGTGTTTTATTTCATTTTGACCTTTTTTTTTCTATTTGAATACTGTTTTGTCATCAAGTCCATCTCTTAAAACATTCTTTCTGGCTGCAATGACATGTAGATGCTGTCCAATTATATTTTAAAATCTAGCGTTACCACTTGGGGTTCAACGGCTCCTTATTTTGCAAATTGTAGTAGATGGAAGCACCCTGATGGCTCATTTCACCCTTTTGACTAGTTTCCACACTCCTTACCAAATATTCAAGAGCTGATATGAGCCATTTAATGTACATTCAGCTATCATCTTGAAAGAAAAATAATGTACTTTCAGGTATCATCTCAAAGAAAATGTACTTTCAGCTAAAGGTGTCCAACACTAGTGTTTATATACTAAAATAGGGGGCTGCTGATCGTGTTCTTATCTGCTGATGAATTTGAAGAGCATTCATTGAGATCGATCAATTTCTTTTCAGTAAACAATCAAGAGGGATTAGTTTTTACAACTGTAAACTTCCTAGTGTCTGAGAATCATACTATAGAGTATTCCTGCTTACTTCCAGCCCGTGCAAAAATACCCTATAGATCTCCCATGCATGTGAAGAATTTGTACTTCATACCCAAGTATTGTTCCAGACACTGAGAATGTTTTTCATAATTGGTTGCTATTTAATTTGATTGTACAGTATTCAGATATCAGTCTATTACATGGTGATTCATGACTCCAGACTTCAGTTTTCTAAACGTGTAGGGAAATTGTACTCGTATTTCTGAAACGTATTGAATTATACTAATGACTGTGCTGTCCATTTTATAGGAAGGAGCATTCCAACTGCAATTTCTGCTGGAGCAGCCTTGGCAGTCACTTCTGCACTCATTGATGCTGGGGGCCAGACCACAAGAATTGATAACGGAAAGGAGTACTATCCTTATACCACCAAAAAAAGATCCACTGCTGATTCATAAACTCACCAATGTTTTGCTGTCGAAGGAAGGTATTGGCGAGCTAATGAAAACAGCACTTTTCTTGAATTGGCGGTATTTCTGGAGATGTAATCATACTCTTAGCTCGCTTCCTCTGCTGTTTACATTTAAGTTTTTGACCTTGAATGGATGTTTTGAATAAAATTGTTAATTTGTCATATTGTTGAAATGTTTTCATAGCATGTTGGTGGAAAGGGTATTGCAATAATTACACTGGTTCTTATTTTCATTCTTGAGAATTGGGGCTCGCTGGGTACTATTTCTGCATAGATGCAAAATAGATGGTGGTTGAAAGTTGAAACTGTGTTTTGTGAACCCAACTCTGAATACAAGAGAAATGTCCTTCTGATTCAGATTTCTGCCTCTTTAAGTTGGAAAAGGTTCAATATGAAGTGACCGAAATATTCACCTTCATTCTATTCCCCTTAAAACCAATCTTCTCATAAGCACCATAAACACCACTTGTCCATGCTTAAAACACAACTATTCCTCATTGTTAAAGACTTGCTTGGAGGATAAGCGAAGTTTTCAATTTGGTATGGATCTCTGAATTTATGATATTCCGTTGCAGGGGCTACCTACCGATGACATGTAAGTTCACAAAGCCCTACAACTTTGATATTTCGGCCAAGAGTATACGAGAATAATGTCAACCACTTCATGTAGAATGTCAATCACTTTATGTTTGCTACGCGTTAACTAGTGATTTGCTTAAATATTAAACGTAATGAGAACCAAATAAGGATTTTTGAATAAATGGTTTGATGACGTGCATATCGAAATTTAAAAATATTAACTAAAACTTGAAATACTCATCTAACCGATAAGATTATGATCTCTTATTGCACTGATGATGCTTTTGCGTGCAAGGGCAAGTGATTCCTCAAACAATGTTACAAGGTCGCAGTAAAGGTCCAGCTACAGCATCCACCTTTCAGTTTCTCAATTTTCGGAAATAGCTGGTTAACGGGAAATGT of the Fragaria vesca subsp. vesca linkage group LG6, FraVesHawaii_1.0, whole genome shotgun sequence genome contains:
- the LOC101296215 gene encoding outer envelope pore protein 16-3, chloroplastic/mitochondrial-like, with the translated sequence MDALDPAERRYLEDEDTPMMKTIKGATTGLVTGTIFGTVVATWYDVPRVERSVALPGLLRTLKMMGNYGLTFAAIGGVYIGVEQLVEHYRSKRDFVNGAVGGFVAGSTILGYKGRSIPTAISAGAALAVTSALIDAGGQTTRIDNGKEYYPYTTKKRSTADS
- the LOC101295930 gene encoding CDK5RAP3-like protein-like, with protein sequence MPTADDIGNLPIDITFSRLGEWLVDRKRIPGDWRKRLAAVRARISKEFASLPKDINPYFHTLDPDGIGYLEAKQIYDILVKSAPESRNIFGRLSGAAGAWESIVRAFEKDYIYLGEAAQIMVQNVNYEIPYQKKQVQKIQQQLTELEHKEADIKRTAALSAAKYVEACQELGLKGNNVRSELLETAKSLPSTFNTILEVINGDSVSRALEYYSNFVRYAHTEKDKSLAVLTNLKDLREHPPSLDVSVDLEVVDSGNVQDSNNVTADADANADSIDWDFSVDSSQIDWDIGTVEEAEDAGNGLGPYEMVNASEILQSSPNEAAQSDLVPEVSVSDISWDISVETPQVDTIDDVNLSNVVENQTSVLDTSTQTTEIKEGRSQLLETEYRNKILDDLNEIKAFLNQRLVELKNEETLSLQHQVQSVAPFVLQQYAHDAIETMLSDVSLAISFLTNRKTRDLIMILNSKRFLDRLVSSLEEKKHHEVKLKDGLKGLATKRMELHNSLSSSWPKQEAALAKTCELKKLCESTLSSMFDGRPVHIIGEINALLNSGVAA